The Procambarus clarkii isolate CNS0578487 chromosome 24, FALCON_Pclarkii_2.0, whole genome shotgun sequence genome includes a region encoding these proteins:
- the LOC123761559 gene encoding uncharacterized protein, protein MSQCHPAQPRHHAHPATTPTPPPRPPRHHAHPATTPTPPPRPPRHHAHPATPTLTQTQPPTPVHPASHARPPSLPRPSTQPPTPVHPASHARPPCLPRPPTLPPTPTHPASHPATTPTPPPRHSHPNTNPAYHARPPSLPRPSTQPPTPVHPASHARPPSLPRPSTQPPTPVHPASHARPPCLPRPSTLPPTPVHPASHARPPCLPRPSTQPPTPVHPASHARPPSLPRPSTQPPTPVHPASHARPPCLPRLPTQPPTPVHPASHARPPSLPRPSTQPPTPVHPASHACPPSLPRPSTLPPTPVHPASHARPPSLPRPPTLPPTPVHPASHARPPSLPRPSTLPPTPVHPASHARPPSLPRPPTLPPTPVHPASHAHPPSLPPRHHAHPATTPTPPPRPPWHFTRVTRH, encoded by the exons ATGTCTCAG TGCCACCCAGCCCAACCCCGCCACCACGCCCACCCCGCCACCACGCCCACCCCGCCACCACGCCCACCCCGCCACCACGCCCACCCCGCCACCACGCCCACCCCGCCACCACGCCCACCCCGCCACCACGCCCACCCCGCCACTCCCACCCTAACACAAACCCAGCCTCCCACGCCCGTCCACCCAGCCTCCCACGCCCGTCCACCCAGCCTCCCACGCCCGTCCACCCAGCCTCCCACGCCCGTCCACCCAGCCTCCCACGCCCGTCCACCCTGCCTCCCACGCCCGCCCACCCTGCCTCCCACGCCCACCCACCCAGCCTCCCACCCCGCCACCACGCCCACCCCGCCACCCCGCCACTCCCACCCTAACACAAACCCAGCCTACCACGCCCGTCCACCCAGCCTCCCACGCCCGTCCACCCAGCCTCCCACGCCCGTCCACCCAGCCTCCCACGCCCGCCCACCCAGCCTCCCACGCCCGTCCACCCAGCCTCCCACGCCCGTCCACCCAGCCTCCCACGCCCGTCCACCCTGCCTCCCACGCCCGTCCACCCTGCCTCCCACGCCCGTCCACCCAGCCTCCCACGCCCGTCCACCCTGCCTCCCACGCCCGTCCACCCAGCCTCCCACGCCCGTCCACCCTGCCTCCCACGCCCGTCCACCCAGCCTCCCACGCCCGTCCACCCAGCCTCCCACGCCCGTCCACCCAGCCTCCCACGCCCGTCCACCCTGCCTCCCACGCCTGCCCACCCAGCCTCCCACGCCCGTCCACCCTGCCTCCCACGCCCGTCCACCCAGCCTCCCACGCCCGTCCACCCAGCCTCCCACGCCCGTCCACCCTGCCTCCCACGCCTGCCCACCCAGCCTCCCACGCCCGTCCACCCTGCCTCCCACGCCCGTCCACCCAGCCTCCCACGCCCGTCCACCCAGCCTCCCACGCCCGCCCACCCTGCCTCCCACGCCCGTCCACCCAGCCTCCCACGCCCGTCCACCCAGCCTCCCACGCCCGTCCACCCTGCCTCCCACGCCCGTCCACCCAGCCTCCCACGCCCGTCCACCCAGCCTCCCACGCCCGCCCACCCTGCCTCCCACGCCCGTCCACCCAGCCTCCCACGCCCACCCACCCAGCCTCCCACCCCGCCACCACGCCCACCCCGCCACCACGCCCACCCCGCCACCACGCCCACCCTGGCACTTTACCCGCGTCACACGCCATTAA
- the LOC138367977 gene encoding collagen alpha-2(IV) chain-like, with product MDYDKYLRHLTLRLKYLRQFPIGLGFRPLKSSCRCSSRRCSADGVPSWRCPAADVPADGVPADNPAADVPVGGVTAEDVPAADVPAADVSADEVPAADVPAADVSADEVPADDPAADVPAEVVPVADVPAADVPAGGIPAEVVPAADVPAADVPADEVPADNPAADVPAEVVPVADVPAADVPADVVPADNPAADGPAGGVPAEVVPAADVPADEVPADDSAADVPAAGVPAEDVPAADVSAANVSADEVPATDVPAGGIPAEDVPDADFPAGEVPADDPPAAVLAVKKIWCAGGLPRTGGLPGTGGLPRTGGLPRTRDLPGTGGLPGTGDLPGTSDLPGTGGLPRTRDLPGTSYLPGTGGLPGTRDLPGTSDLPGTGGLPRTRDLPGTSDLPGTGGLPGTGDLPGTSDLPGTGGLPRTRDLPGTSDLPGTGGLPGTRDLPGTSDLPGTGGLPRTRDLPGTSDLPGTGGLPGTGDLPGTGGLPGTGGLPGTGGLPGTRDLPGTGGLPGTGGLPRTRDLPGTSDLPGTGGLPGTGDLPGTGGLPGTGDLPRTRDLPGTSDLPGTGDLPGTGDLPRTGGLPRTRDLPGTGGLPGTGDLPGTGGLPGTGDLQGTRDLPGTSDLPGMGGLPGTGGLPGTSDLPWTGDLPGTGGLPRTGSLPRTGGLPRTGGTGGLPGTGDLPGTGGLPRTGDLPRTGGLPGTGDLPGTGGLPGTGDLPGTGGLPRTGDLPGTGGLPRTGDLPRTGDLPGTGDLPRTGDLPGTRDLPGTSDLPGMGGLPGMGGLPGMGGLPGTGGLPGTGDLPGTGALPGMGGLPGMGGLPGMGGLPGTGGLPGTGGLPGMGGLPGMGGLPGMGGLPGTGGLPGTGGR from the exons TTTCCAATTGGGTTGGGTTTCCGGCCGTTGAAGTCCAGCTGCCGGTGTTCCAGCCGGCGGTGTTCGGCTGATGGGGTTCCCAGCTGGCGTTGTCCAGCCGCTGATGTACCGGCTGATGGGGTTCCAGCCGATAATCCAGCGGCTGATGTCCCAGTTGGCGGTGTTACAGCAGAGGATGTTCCAGccgctgatgttccagctgctgatGTATCAGCTGATGAGGTTCCAGcagctgatgttccagctgctgatgttTCCGCTGATGAGGttccagccgatgatccagcagctgatgttcCAGCTGAAGTTGTTCCAGTCGCCGAtgttccagctgctgatgttccggcTGGCGGTATTCCAGCTGAAGTTGTTCCAGCCGCCGAtgttccagctgctgatgttccagctgATGAGGTTCCAGCCGATAATCCAGCAGCTGATGTTCCAGCTGAAGTTGTTCCAGTCGCCGAtgttccagctgctgatgttccggcTGATGTGGTTCCAGCCGATAATCCAGCAGCTGATGGTCCAGCTGGCGGTGTTCCAGCCGAGGTCgttccagctgctgatgttccggcTGATGAGGTTCCAGCCGATGATTCAGCAGCTGATGTCCCAGCTGCCGGTGTTCCAGCTGAGGATGTTCCAGCCGCGGATGTTTCAGCTGCTAATGTTTCGGCTGATGAGGTTCCAGCAACTGATGTTCCAGCTGGCGGTATTCCAGCCGAAGATGTTCCAGATGCTGATTTTCCGGCTGGTGAGGTTCCAGCTGATGATCCTCCTGCAGCCGTTCTGGCAGT TAAAAAAATCTGGTGCGCGGGCGGCCTGCCAAGGACGGGCGGCCTGCCTGGGACGGGCGGCCTGCCAAGGACGGGCGGCCTGCCAAGGACGCGCGACCTGCCTGGGACGGGCGGCCTGCCAGGGACGGGCGACCTGCCTGGGACGAGCGACCTGCCAGGGACGGGCGGCCTGCCAAGGACGCGCGACCTGCCTGGGACGAGCTACCTGCCAGGGACGGGCGGCCTGCCAGGGACGCGCGACCTGCCTGGGACGAGCGACCTGCCAGGGACGGGCGGCCTGCCAAGGACGCGCGACCTGCCTGGGACGAGCGACCTGCCAGGGACGGGCGGCCTGCCAGGGACGGGCGACCTGCCTGGGACGAGCGACCTGCCAGGGACGGGCGGCCTGCCAAGGACGCGCGACCTGCCTGGGACGAGCGACCTGCCAGGGACGGGCGGCCTGCCAGGGACGCGCGACCTGCCTGGGACGAGCGACCTGCCAGGGACGGGCGGCCTGCCAAGGACGCGCGACCTGCCTGGGACGAGCGACCTGCCAGGGACGGGCGGCCTGCCAGGGACGGGCGACCTGCCTGGGACGGGCGGCCTGCCAGGGACGGGCGGCCTGCCTGGGACGGGCGGCCTGCCAGGGACGCGCGACCTGCCAGGGACGGGCGGCCTGCCAGGGACGGGCGGCCTGCCAAGGACGCGCGACCTGCCTGGGACGAGCGACCTGCCAGGGACGGGCGGCCTGCCAGGGACGGGCGACCTGCCTGGGACGGGCGGCCTGCCAGGGACGGGCGACCTGCCAAGGACGCGCGACCTGCCAGGGACGAGCGACCTGCCAGGGACGGGCGACCTGCCTGGGACGGGCGACCTGCCACGGACGGGCGGCCTGCCAAGGACGCGCGACCTGCCTGGGACGGGCGGCCTGCCAGGGACGGGCGACCTGCCAGGGACGGGCGGCCTGCCTGGGACGGGCGACCTGCAAGGGACGCGCGACCTGCCTGGGACGAGCGACCTGCCAGGGATGGGCGGCCTGCCAGGGACGGGCGGCCTGCCTGGGACGAGCGACCTGCCATGGACGGGCGACCTGCCTGGGACGGGCGGCCTGCCAAGGACGGGCAGCCTGCCACGGACGGGCGGCCTGCCAAGGACGGGCG GGACGGGCGGCCTGCCAGGGACGGGCGACCTGCCAGGGACGGGCGGCCTGCCACGGACGGGCGACCTGCCACGGACGGGCGGCCTGCCAGGGACGGGCGACCTGCCAGGGACGGGCGGCCTGCCAGGGACGGGCGACCTGCCAGGGACGGGCGGCCTGCCACGGACGGGCGACCTGCCAGGGACGGGCGGCCTGCCACGGACGGGCGACCTGCCACGGACGGGCGACCTGCCAGGGACGGGCGACCTGCCACGGACGGGCGACCTGCCAGGGACGCGCGACCTGCCTGGGACGAGCGACCTGCCAGGGATGGGCGGCCTGCCAGGGATGGGCGGCCTGCCAGGGATGGGCGGCCTGCCAGGGACGGGCGGCCTGCCTGGGACGGGCGACCTGCCAGGGACGGGCGCCCTGCCAGGGATGGGCGGCCTGCCAGGGATGGGCGGCCTGCCAGGGATGGGCGGCCTGCCAGGGACGGGCGGCCTGCCAGGGACGGGCGGCCTGCCAGGGATGGGCGGCCTGCCAGGGATGGGCGGCCTGCCAGGGATGGGCGGCCTGCCAGGGACGGGCGGCCTGCCAGGGACGGGCGGCCGGTAG